From Ignavibacteriota bacterium, the proteins below share one genomic window:
- the fabD gene encoding ACP S-malonyltransferase, translating to MQQGAYIFPGQGSQYVGMGKDLFEQNETAREMFKQADELLGVSLSKICFEGPEEELKQTKNTQPAIFLHSVILSKLLGQQDVSMVAGHSLGEYSALVYAGVLSFEDGLKIVRLRGELMQRAGELQPGTMAAIVGLESNILESVCAEASTEGIVQCANFNSPGQIVISGSVSGVKKAMELAKARGAKLVKELVVSGAFHSPLMEYAVEGLSKALDAITINDATIPVYANVTAKPVTKAPEIRQLLKDQLTKPVRWEESIKNMVADGAKRFVEVGPGKVLQGLVKRIDASVEVIGIDKFSDIK from the coding sequence ATGCAACAAGGTGCATACATATTTCCCGGTCAAGGTTCCCAATACGTTGGAATGGGAAAAGATTTGTTTGAGCAAAACGAGACTGCTCGTGAGATGTTCAAGCAGGCAGATGAATTGCTTGGAGTTTCACTCAGCAAGATTTGCTTTGAAGGACCGGAAGAAGAACTCAAGCAAACGAAGAATACACAACCTGCGATTTTCTTGCACAGCGTTATTCTTTCGAAATTGCTCGGGCAACAGGATGTTTCTATGGTTGCCGGACATTCGCTTGGAGAATATTCAGCGTTGGTGTATGCAGGTGTTTTATCGTTTGAAGATGGTTTGAAGATTGTTCGCTTGCGAGGTGAACTTATGCAACGAGCAGGAGAACTTCAACCCGGAACGATGGCGGCAATTGTCGGACTTGAATCGAATATTCTTGAATCTGTTTGTGCAGAAGCAAGCACAGAAGGAATTGTTCAGTGTGCAAACTTTAATTCTCCCGGGCAGATTGTTATTAGCGGCTCAGTTTCCGGAGTGAAGAAAGCAATGGAACTTGCCAAAGCACGTGGCGCAAAGTTAGTGAAAGAATTGGTTGTCAGCGGTGCGTTCCATTCTCCGTTGATGGAATATGCTGTTGAAGGATTATCGAAAGCGCTGGATGCAATCACGATTAATGATGCAACGATTCCCGTGTATGCAAACGTGACAGCAAAGCCCGTAACCAAAGCGCCGGAAATCCGTCAACTCCTGAAAGACCAATTGACGAAACCGGTTCGATGGGAAGAATCAATAAAGAATATGGTTGCAGATGGAGCGAAGAGGTTTGTCGAAGTCGGACCCGGAAAAGTTCTTCAGGGTCTTGTAAAAAGAATTGATGCAAGTGTAGAAGTAATTGGCATTGACAAGTTTTCAGATATAAAATAA
- the plsX gene encoding phosphate acyltransferase PlsX, whose protein sequence is MGGDYAPQNVVAGALDALRESNNRFEVVLVGQESLIRSHLQPSSAERLNYKIVHAADVIDMHDGATAALRQKKDSSIGIGMTLHKEGKVDAFVSAGHTGAMVSASTLILGRLDGVSRPTIGAFFPSEKGVCLLLDAGANVDCRPQHLYEFAIMGSIYAKEMFNFSNPSVGLLSVGEEESKGNEAVKEAHKLLSQSGINFIGNVEGRDILSGKAQVVVCDGFVGNIVLKFGESIPSFIKNRLKEAFSKNLFLKLLGGMMRNSLRSVFKSMDYEEHGGVPVLGVKGVAIIGHGKSTPKAIKNMILKAEETVRKNINERIQEALLSADGGLKQIAIER, encoded by the coding sequence ATGGGTGGCGATTACGCTCCTCAAAATGTTGTCGCGGGCGCGCTTGATGCTCTCCGCGAATCCAACAACAGGTTCGAGGTCGTACTCGTCGGACAGGAATCTCTTATCCGTTCGCATCTCCAACCATCTTCCGCTGAGCGATTGAATTACAAGATTGTTCACGCGGCAGATGTGATTGATATGCACGACGGCGCAACAGCCGCGCTCCGACAGAAGAAAGATTCCTCCATCGGTATCGGAATGACTTTGCATAAAGAAGGGAAAGTTGACGCGTTCGTCAGCGCGGGACATACCGGCGCGATGGTCTCCGCTTCAACGCTTATTCTTGGTCGGCTTGATGGCGTGAGTCGCCCGACAATCGGCGCATTCTTTCCAAGCGAAAAGGGTGTTTGCCTGTTGCTCGATGCCGGAGCGAATGTGGATTGCCGTCCTCAGCACTTGTATGAGTTCGCCATCATGGGGAGTATCTACGCGAAGGAGATGTTTAATTTTTCCAATCCATCGGTCGGACTTCTCAGCGTCGGCGAAGAAGAATCGAAAGGAAATGAAGCAGTGAAAGAAGCGCACAAACTTCTCTCGCAAAGCGGGATTAACTTCATTGGCAATGTCGAAGGGCGAGATATTCTGAGTGGCAAAGCGCAGGTGGTTGTGTGCGATGGATTTGTCGGAAACATCGTCCTGAAATTCGGTGAAAGTATTCCTTCGTTCATCAAGAACAGATTGAAAGAAGCATTCAGCAAAAATCTTTTCTTGAAATTGTTAGGCGGAATGATGAGGAATTCGCTCCGCTCTGTTTTCAAGAGTATGGATTATGAAGAGCATGGCGGAGTGCCGGTGCTTGGAGTGAAAGGCGTGGCGATTATCGGTCACGGTAAATCCACTCCGAAAGCAATCAAGAATATGATTTTGAAAGCGGAAGAGACGGTGCGCAAGAACATCAATGAACGGATACAAGAAGCGCTTTTGTCCGCTGATGGTGGACTCAAACAAATAGCAATTGAAAGGTAA
- the rpmF gene encoding 50S ribosomal protein L32: MPNPKRRHSKSRGAKRRTHYKATAPSTGECPNCHDQKLLHRACPNCGYYNSRSIMIPKES, from the coding sequence ATGCCAAATCCGAAACGGCGACATTCGAAATCTCGTGGCGCAAAGCGCCGTACACATTACAAGGCAACTGCGCCGTCAACGGGCGAATGTCCCAACTGCCACGACCAGAAACTTCTTCACAGAGCCTGTCCGAATTGCGGCTACTATAATAGTCGCTCTATCATGATTCCGAAAGAATCATAA
- a CDS encoding ketoacyl-ACP synthase III, which produces MRAAITAVGHYVPEKILSNKDLEKMVETTDEWILTRTGIRERRILEHGATSDLAAPAALACLKNRGIEASEIDLIIVATISPDMFFPSTSCLVQEKIGAKNAWCFDVSAACSGFVFALVTGCQFIEAGTHKKVLVIGSDKMSAITDYTDRNTCVLFGDAGAAVLLEPSDDPNLGIIDHRLYSDGAGKDALYQKGGGSLNPPTYETIDNKMHYIYQDGKSVFKVAVLGMADVSAEIMKRNNLTGADVDWLVPHQANLRIIDACRERMGLDPSKVMINIDKYGNTTAATIPLCLSEWWQAGKLKRGQTVVLASFGAGYTWGAVLVKWSVDKR; this is translated from the coding sequence ATTCGTGCGGCAATAACTGCCGTTGGTCATTACGTTCCCGAGAAAATTCTCTCGAACAAAGATTTGGAAAAAATGGTGGAGACAACGGATGAGTGGATTCTCACACGAACGGGAATCCGTGAGCGCCGAATCCTTGAACACGGCGCAACGTCCGACCTTGCGGCGCCTGCCGCGCTTGCCTGTTTGAAAAACCGTGGCATTGAAGCGAGCGAGATTGATTTAATCATTGTTGCCACAATTTCTCCCGATATGTTTTTCCCTTCGACTTCGTGTTTAGTGCAGGAGAAAATCGGCGCGAAGAATGCGTGGTGTTTTGATGTTTCGGCGGCATGTTCAGGTTTTGTGTTTGCACTTGTCACCGGTTGTCAGTTCATTGAAGCGGGAACGCACAAAAAAGTGTTGGTAATCGGCTCGGATAAGATGAGCGCAATTACGGATTACACAGACAGAAATACATGCGTGTTATTCGGTGATGCCGGCGCGGCTGTTTTGCTCGAACCAAGCGATGACCCGAACTTGGGAATTATTGACCATCGCCTGTATTCTGATGGCGCTGGAAAAGATGCGTTGTATCAAAAAGGGGGTGGAAGTCTTAACCCGCCAACCTACGAAACGATTGATAACAAAATGCACTACATCTATCAGGATGGAAAGTCGGTGTTTAAAGTTGCCGTGCTCGGAATGGCTGATGTCTCCGCCGAAATCATGAAACGGAATAATCTTACCGGAGCCGATGTAGATTGGCTTGTACCGCATCAGGCGAACTTGCGTATCATTGACGCGTGCAGGGAACGGATGGGACTTGACCCATCGAAAGTCATGATTAACATTGACAAATACGGAAACACAACCGCCGCAACAATTCCGCTTTGTCTTTCAGAATGGTGGCAAGCGGGAAAATTGAAACGTGGGCAAACAGTTGTGCTTGCAAGTTTTGGTGCGGGCTATACTTGGGGAGCGGTGTTGGTGAAGTGGAGTGTGGATAAGCGGTGA
- the fabF gene encoding beta-ketoacyl-ACP synthase II, whose amino-acid sequence MNNHRRRVVVTGMGAVTPIGIGIEEYWKNAVAGVSGGGPITCFDTAQYDTKIACEVKNFNPLNFMDRKASNRMDLFTQYAMVAAEMAFKHSGLSLEKENGERIGVIFGSGIGGMWTWHKQMQEYMNGGPGRISPFFVPMMIADIAAGQISMRYGFKGPNYATTSACATSSHAIADAFMLIQRGDAEVMFCGGSEAAITPMGVGGFNAMKAMSTRNDAPLTASRPFDAQRDGFVMGEGGGVLVLEELTHALDRGATIYAEVGGVGLTADAHHITAPAPGGEGAVRSMRICIQDAGLKPEDVDYINAHGTSTPYNDKSESEAIRTLFGEHAYKLHVTSTKSMIGHLLGAAGAVEAIITSLSIQNDLLTPTINYENPDPECDLNYVPNQAMKKTVNVAISNTFGFGGHNASILLKKYPLN is encoded by the coding sequence ATGAATAACCACCGTCGTAGAGTTGTTGTGACCGGAATGGGAGCGGTCACGCCCATCGGCATCGGCATCGAAGAGTATTGGAAGAACGCAGTCGCAGGTGTGAGCGGCGGTGGACCCATTACATGTTTTGATACCGCTCAGTACGATACGAAAATTGCATGTGAAGTGAAGAACTTCAATCCGCTGAACTTCATGGACCGCAAAGCATCGAACAGAATGGATTTGTTCACACAATATGCAATGGTGGCGGCGGAGATGGCATTCAAACATTCCGGTTTGAGTTTGGAAAAAGAAAACGGTGAGCGCATCGGGGTGATTTTCGGATCGGGAATCGGCGGCATGTGGACTTGGCACAAGCAAATGCAGGAATACATGAACGGCGGTCCCGGAAGAATCAGTCCGTTTTTCGTACCGATGATGATTGCCGATATCGCTGCGGGACAAATTTCGATGCGATATGGTTTCAAAGGACCGAACTACGCAACAACGTCTGCTTGTGCAACTTCATCTCATGCTATTGCCGATGCGTTTATGTTGATACAACGCGGCGATGCAGAAGTGATGTTCTGCGGCGGCTCGGAAGCGGCGATAACACCGATGGGAGTCGGCGGTTTCAATGCGATGAAAGCAATGTCAACACGAAACGATGCGCCACTCACGGCAAGTCGTCCGTTCGATGCTCAACGCGACGGATTTGTGATGGGCGAAGGCGGAGGCGTATTGGTGCTTGAAGAACTGACTCACGCTCTTGATAGAGGTGCGACGATTTATGCAGAAGTCGGCGGTGTTGGGTTAACGGCGGATGCTCATCATATCACAGCGCCGGCGCCGGGAGGAGAAGGCGCGGTTCGTTCGATGCGGATTTGTATTCAGGATGCAGGATTGAAACCGGAAGATGTTGATTACATCAATGCTCACGGAACATCAACTCCATATAATGACAAGTCAGAATCGGAAGCAATCAGAACATTGTTTGGCGAGCATGCGTACAAGTTACACGTCACATCAACAAAATCAATGATTGGACATTTGCTCGGTGCAGCGGGAGCGGTTGAAGCGATTATCACCTCGCTCTCGATTCAGAATGATTTGCTCACGCCAACCATCAACTACGAAAATCCCGACCCGGAATGTGACTTGAACTATGTACCGAATCAGGCGATGAAGAAAACCGTGAATGTAGCTATCAGCAACACGTTTGGTTTTGGCGGACATAACGCTTCGATTCTCCTCAAGAAATATCCTTTGAATTAA
- a CDS encoding acyl carrier protein yields MMDIEAKVKDIIMNKLGVEASQITPAASFTNDLGADSLDTVELVMEFEKEFNVQIPDEDAEKITTVGDAISYLTGKAK; encoded by the coding sequence ATCATGGATATCGAAGCAAAAGTTAAAGACATAATCATGAACAAGTTAGGTGTAGAAGCATCGCAGATTACACCTGCCGCATCATTTACCAATGACCTTGGTGCAGATTCGCTTGACACAGTCGAGTTGGTCATGGAATTTGAAAAAGAATTCAACGTTCAGATTCCCGATGAAGATGCGGAAAAAATCACCACTGTCGGTGATGCAATCAGTTATTTAACAGGTAAAGCAAAGTAG
- the fabG gene encoding 3-oxoacyl-[acyl-carrier-protein] reductase encodes MNLENKIALVTGGSRGIGRAIALSLALAGAKVAIVYRSAASEAEEVVQAIKANGGDAVAFQADVASFNQAVEIVTKVVAQFGRLDILVNNAGITKDGLLLRMSEEDWDAVINTNLKSVFNFTKASAKQMMGQRAGKIINITSVVGITGNAGQANYVASKAGVIGFTKSMAKELSSRNIHVNAVAPGFVETDMTGKLTEEQQKAIAEKIPLKRTAKPDEIASVVTFLASSASDYITGQTICVDGGLTLL; translated from the coding sequence CTGAATTTAGAAAATAAAATTGCCTTAGTAACCGGCGGTTCGCGGGGAATCGGACGGGCGATTGCTTTGTCGCTTGCTTTAGCCGGAGCGAAGGTAGCAATCGTCTATCGGAGCGCGGCAAGTGAAGCGGAAGAAGTTGTTCAGGCAATCAAAGCGAACGGTGGCGATGCCGTTGCATTTCAAGCAGATGTTGCATCGTTCAATCAAGCGGTGGAGATTGTTACAAAGGTTGTTGCTCAGTTCGGACGACTTGATATATTGGTCAACAACGCAGGCATTACGAAAGACGGTTTACTTCTTCGCATGAGCGAGGAGGATTGGGATGCGGTTATCAACACGAATTTGAAAAGTGTGTTCAATTTTACAAAAGCATCAGCCAAACAAATGATGGGGCAAAGGGCTGGCAAGATTATCAATATCACGTCGGTTGTGGGAATTACCGGGAACGCAGGTCAGGCGAACTATGTTGCTTCAAAAGCCGGAGTCATCGGATTTACCAAATCAATGGCAAAAGAGTTATCTTCACGCAACATTCACGTGAACGCTGTCGCTCCCGGATTCGTGGAAACAGACATGACAGGGAAATTAACTGAAGAACAGCAAAAAGCGATAGCGGAGAAAATTCCGTTGAAGCGAACGGCAAAGCCGGATGAAATTGCAAGCGTGGTAACATTCCTCGCTTCGTCAGCTTCGGATTACATCACAGGTCAAACGATTTGTGTTGATGGCGGGCTGACATTATTATAA
- a CDS encoding DUF177 domain-containing protein: MKHVQSDLRIRISQLSEGIHNYQLISHPTELDLAENFQESISIDASLEKTKRQLYLRASVSTKAKFQCDRCAVEFDFPIQSLYNICYTFDEKNSESFPDDELRTIHIGTPYLELVDDVRECIMLAVPMKLICKEECRGLCPHCGVNMNEKDCVCAEENTDSRWVHEPHGASAPFDVLRTLISNNKN; this comes from the coding sequence ATGAAACATGTACAATCAGATTTAAGAATCAGAATTTCCCAACTCTCCGAAGGGATTCACAATTATCAGTTAATTTCACATCCGACCGAACTTGACTTGGCGGAGAATTTTCAGGAGTCCATCTCTATAGATGCCTCCCTCGAAAAAACAAAACGCCAACTCTATTTGCGGGCTTCGGTTTCAACTAAAGCAAAATTTCAGTGTGACCGTTGTGCGGTTGAATTTGATTTTCCGATTCAATCATTGTACAACATCTGCTACACATTCGACGAAAAGAACTCCGAGTCTTTTCCTGATGATGAGTTGAGGACAATTCACATCGGTACGCCATATCTCGAACTTGTAGATGACGTTCGGGAGTGTATCATGTTGGCGGTTCCGATGAAACTCATTTGCAAGGAAGAGTGCAGGGGACTTTGTCCGCACTGCGGCGTGAACATGAATGAGAAAGATTGTGTCTGCGCAGAAGAAAACACTGATTCACGGTGGGTGCATGAGCCCCATGGCGCATCAGCGCCATTTGACGTATTACGAACATTGATATCAAACAATAAAAATTAA